In Raphanus sativus cultivar WK10039 unplaced genomic scaffold, ASM80110v3 Scaffold3524, whole genome shotgun sequence, a single genomic region encodes these proteins:
- the LOC108832944 gene encoding uncharacterized protein LOC108832944, producing MRSQGLGPATPPEITNGNGNTGFEFQKGANRTPNHQHRSTIGKPAPSKWDDAQKWLSGVGFARGGGGGGEKSQHHHHSSRNCKPRNSNADDLRLIASASQREREGEDQYVEYDDEDGAGRPEVETKNVDCGETGGGSVWRKESVINPTAVIRSVCVRDMGTEMTPIGSQEPSRTGTPVRATTPVGRSPVTSPVRGSHGGVEAVRTEARSGVASDDNNEKIRFGVNDNNDKAMNAMEARAVAWDEAERAKFMARYKREEVKIQAWENHEKRKAEMEMKKMEVNAERMKARAEEKLANKLAATKRIAEERRANAEAKLNEKAVRTSERADYIRRSGHLPSSFSFKIPSFSLCW from the exons ATGAGATCTCAAGGGCTTGGACCAGCGACGCCGCCGGAGATTACTAACGGAAACGGGAACACCGGTTTTGAGTTTCAGAAAGGTGCAAACCGGACACCAAACCACCAACACCGGTCCACCATCGGAAAACCAGCACCGTCCAAATGGGACGACGCTCAGAAATGGCTCTCCGGCGTTGGTTTCGCtcgcggcggcggcggcggcggagagaAGAGCCAACACCACCACCACAGCTCGAGGAACTGCAAACCGAGAAACTCGAACGCCGATGATCTCAGGCTCATAGCTTCTGCTTCGCAGAGAGAACGCGAGGGAGAGGATCAGTACGTCGAGTACGACGACGAAGACGGAGCGGGAAGGCCCGAGGTGGAGACTAAGAACGTGGACTGCGGAGAGACAGGCGGTGGTTCGGTCTGGAGGAAAGAGAGTGTTATTAATCCGACGGCTGTGATTCGTTCGGTGTGTGTGAGGGACATGGGGACTGAGATGACTCCCATCGGTAGCCAAGAGCCTTCTAGAACGGGTACGCCGGTTCGTGCCACGACGCCGGTTGGGAGGAGCCCTGTGACGTCACCGGTGAGAGGTTCTCACGGCGGCGTCGAGGCGGTGAGGACGGAGGCTAGAAGCGGCGTTGCGAGTGATGATAATAATGAGAAGATTAGGTTTGGAGTTAATGATAATAATGATAAGGCAATGAATGCTATGGAAGCTCGAGCCGTGGCTTGGGATGAAGCTGAACGAGCTAAATTCATGGCTAG GTATAAGAGAGAGGAAGTGAAGATACAAGCTTGGGAGAATCATGAGAAGAGAAAGGCTGAGATGGAGATGAAAAAAATGGAG GTGAATGCTGAGAGGATGAAAGCTAGGGCAGAGGAGAAGTTGGCTAACAAGCTGGCGGCGACAAAGAGGATAGCGGAGGAGAGGAGGGCAAATGCGGAGGCGAAGTTGAACGAGAAGGCGGTGAGGACGTCGGAGAGGGCTGATTATATAAGGAGAAGTGGCCACTtgccttcttctttctcctttaaGATTCCCTCTTTCTCTCTATGTTGGTAG